The Mytilus edulis chromosome 5, xbMytEdul2.2, whole genome shotgun sequence genomic interval CATGATCAATAATCTTGAGATATAGGTACTTCTATATGGTTTTTAATAGTCCCGTCATGCATTCACTTGAATATATTCTATAATTGGGCATACATGTTTAATGTACTTTCAACACATTAGGTTTGTACCAAGAAAAAAAATTTAGCAACAATTCATGAGCCAAAtaataaattttctttctatAATTGCAGGAAGTTATTTTCAAAAACTACTACATTATAACAAAGGAAACCTGTAATTACTaaattaattgtgttttttttattattattgtgtaACCTGATTTAAAAAATCGTTGGCTTTCAGAACACGAACTCTACAGGAATACGTCAAACATGGATTTAAACTtctctaaaaaaaataagaaaggaGTATtcttaaatgttattttaaagatCCAAATCTTTACTGACTTGACATAATTTTCTATGACCGatttatgttttaattaaaataGAAATTGTATAAAACTTAACATAGATGAATTAAAAGCAACACGTATTTTGGTTTAACGTTAACGTGCATAGAAGGACCAATCTCATCTCTTCAATTCTGTTTATTCAAAAATCTGAAGATGTAATGACTTATTAGGCTATGATTCATTAAACCAAGTATACTTACCTACTGGTATGTGTGCATAATAGACATTTACCAAAATAAGGTTTTGTTCTGCTCAAGTCTcaacaatttgtttattttgatggTTTTGGGTGCCCCCTCAAAGTATCCATAACTTTATAATCTTTAAGATATAGTGAAAATCAAAAAGTGAAATTACAAACAAATGAACTtgctgaaaaattcaaaacggaaagtttctaatcaaatgacaaaatcaaaagctcaaactcatcaaacgattgccaaaaaataaaatgtaacatactACTTCATCAATTAACGCTAGTTACCTTTTTGTTAGGAATTTTCCGCGCATCATATTCAAAATGTGCGCACCAAGTTTAATGCTTACTAcactttgaattttaaaaagaaacgtTTCAACTCTTTTAAGAACATATTAATACAAATCCATGAAATAACGACTACAATCAAggcatttgtttatttttttatacattgttgtTGCGTTTTCAAGGAGAACACGGTCAGTTATGGATGGTacatttcatacaaaatattatatGAATTTTTGAATGATTCGGTCGAAATTACAGAATCGTATGTAGCTGCCATGTTATTTAAGTATAGCAATACATATAAACGCAGCATGGCCCATACAAAAAGTAATTTTCTAGTAAAAGAAGCAACGTTAGATACCATTGTTTGGCATGACCGTTAAAAACATAAGTTCTTGTCATTGCATAGAGAATTTGACgtatataatgacaaaaatatttaaaacttcgCTTCAAGATGAATTACTATCTAGACagaatttgttttagatttgcTTGAACACAATATTTGCATTTGTGTATACGAATGATTTAAACACCCGCATTTTGAGAGATAAATTAGCCTAAATCATATTTTACAAATTATACTTACTGGTATGTGTGCTTAATATGTTGCCAATTTTTAAAGTAGCCTATAACAAACTAAACTCGTATGCTTTGcagcatacaatataaaaatGGAAGCGGATGATTGTAGAAAATATTACATCTCACCATTGAAAATAGTTATGTGTGTATGTACACTATTCAAAATCATTTACTAGTATATAGCAAACAAATAAACAGTAATTCTACCTTAAGGTTTTTCTGTCTGTTGATTGTTCGTCATCGTACCGGATATTAGATACTATTGAGTCCAAACATATTTGACAAGATAGTTGAAAAATAGTGTACTTCacgtattattttattttatgacatGAACGTCTTAAGGAAAAATTATTACCTCTACTCCACACACTTTCCGTGCAAACATTGTAGAcgttatatgaaataaaattcaaCGAATCTGAggaaaaaaacccacattttaCGATACATAAGAATGAACATTGTGTTATAGTTCTTTGCCTTAAATAACAACTGAATATGTATTTGTACAAATGACAAATAATGTAATAATTGTGTTCTGGTTACTTATATCTGTAATCGTTGATCGAAGTTGTTCGATGTATTTCTTCTTGTATTTGCATTATATTGCGAACAGTTTTCGATAGTTTGGTCAAACAGAAcaactttcttttttttaccGTAAAACACATATTACAATAACGATAATAACAATGACAACCACAATGACACCAATTACTATTCCTGCTATAGCCCCGCCAGCAAgtcctgtaaaataaaaatattatttaaacaataataatacagagtttttgttttttgtatataatttgtatataatttgaGGAAAATATAGAATTTTTGGAGTCTTTAAGATATCAAATCATACTCTTTGTTTGTTCCAAAAAGTTACAAATctccaaatatttgtttttgcgtCTAAATATCGTGACATTTCTAGAGTTCTATGCGTGATTTAAAACGCATGCATAATTTGTAgattacaaatatttaacaaaaaaaaaggcaACTGCTTTATAGTTGTTATGCTGCAATAATTGACAGACAAGACTCTCCTTCATCATATTTAGCCTATATGTAGGTATTGTACATATGTCTTACCTGATTTTTCCATCTCATCTGTAAATAGAAAACAGATATAACAATTTATGCAAAAACATATGAGTGGTGCTCGAATAGAtccaattgaaattaaaaatcgATAATGAAGTTAATAATCATTTACTGTTTAACACTAGTTATCTTGTGACAGTttctgttcagtgtgagccaaggctccgtgttaagaaccatactttgacctataactgtttaatatttacatattgtGATTTGGatgagttgtttcattggcacacGTTCCactttttttctttatgtttGAAACCCAAAATTCTTggatagaaaaaacaaatatcactggaaggtaaaaatcaaacaaaatcaaatctaaaatCAATTCTTTTCATCATATTTGCTTCGTCTGAATTTTTATCACAGTTGTTACGATAATCGAGGGATGGAGTTTCCTAACATTATCTTATTGTTGGTAGGGGATTGCAGCTTGTTGGGTAAATATTCGTAAAGAAAGACGCGAAGTCATCTCTTcagttttaacttttgtttctttgtttataCTCTCcttttagatatatttattaaTCAACATATGAATTAATATTACCTTTTTCGAGAATGCTTATAGAAAGGCTAACTGGCGTATCTTCTCCATGTGTACAAGTCCATTTTACACCATTTTCGTTTGAAGTTAAATCAGAGATAGCTACATATATTCCTAACTGATTAGCGCTAAAATTGTATATTCCGGTCGATCCTATATCACAGAAAGGACGATTAGTACATGACGTCATACTCGTGTTGTTTCTACTCCATGATGCAAGTTTGCTAAAGTCGGGAATGGAACAAGATATAGTACATGGGCTCCCTAGTACATGGCAATTAGTTTTTATAGCAAGTTGACCTAAAAAAACAAGTTGTAACTGCACTagcattcaatatatcaaatgttttatttccttTTAAATATATAGTGTAAAATACTAAACATATTTCTTGTCtgcaaagagaaaaaaatatcttgaCATTGATATATTTCTTAATGTTCTTTTCCTTTGTATCCTTTAAAATAAGTTATAGTATATTCATCATCTTTGGTCATAagttgataataaaaatatattttttcattggATCGATTATTTGTAGTTTCGATTATTAACAAACTTGATTCCTGATGCTCCAGAATGACAATCCtgtaattttttcattaaaacgAGAGGCCTTTAAACTACAGGTCAACAGACGAAATTATATTCAGAACAGAACCTGTTTTAAAAGTAGGAATGTAGTCCCCTCCCCTACAAAGTTGACCATAGACGTTTTTTGTCAAGCTCCtttgttttttaacaaacaaaCTTGATGACGATTATTTAATGAATGTATGAAGTACGGTACGCACAAATCTAAATATGAATTTCTAGAAAGAAAAACtatgaaatatgtattttttttagttgAGACGTCAGATTGATACTTGCGTAACCTTTAAAACCATAAAGTAAGTAAGTTACATAACGGACGTTACAGTGTAACACCGTACATATCGATGTGCCTTTCCCAAGATTATAACCATGTCATTTAAATACTAGTAATTTAGCGTTAGATGCATATCTTGTgctatgttttaaaaaattattcaaatataatttaaaacttaAACGTTTAAAAGCACGATTGTCACAATACACTTAGCTTGCCAATTGTTGAAAGCACCTTGATATTCGATTTTTATGCATTTAGAATGATATTCGATTTTTCTACATTTAGAATGATATTCGATTTTGTTGCATTTAGAATGATATTCGATTTTTCTACATTTAGAATGATATTCGATGTTTCTACATTTAGAATTATATTCGATGTTTCTACATTTAGAATGATATTCGATTTTGCTGCATTTAGAATGATATTCGATTTTGCTGCATTTAGAATGATATTCGATGTTTTTGCATTTAGAATGAAATTCGATTTTGCTGCATTTAGAATGATATCCGATGTTTCTACATTAAGAATGATATTCGATTTTGCTGCATTTAGAATGATATTCGATGTCTTTACATTTAGaatgatattcatttttttctgcatttagAATGATATTCGAGGTTTCTACATTTAGAATGATTTTCGATGATTCTACATTTAGAATTATATTCGATTTTGCTGCATTTAGAATGATATTcgatttttctatatttaaaatgatattcGATTTTTCTACATTTAGAATGATATTCTATGTTTCTACCTTTAGAATGATATTCGATTTTGCTGCATTTAGAATGATATTCGATTTGTCTACATTTAGAATGATATGCGATGTTTCTACATTTAGAATGATATTCGATTTTGCTGCATTTAGAATGATAATCGATTTTCTACATTTAGAATGATATTCGATATTTCTACATTTAGAATGATATTCGATGTTTAGATATTCGATTTTTGTGCATTTAGAATGATATTTGAATTTTCTACATTCAGAATGATATTCGATTTTTCTGCATTTAGATGTAAATCTACCTTCTTTGATCTCTAGCGTGCATATCAAAAAGTCTTTAAGTACTAAtgaatttcaaattgattggtaaaATGTATGTGCAATTAAAGTTGTCAATAGGTCATTGGTCagtatattaaacatgttaaaggtagtggggataattacaaaaaaaaccttaATATCAACAGGATCATTTCATCTAGATGTTAACTGACCTAATGTTAACACTAAGGTCTGCATACACAAGATCCAATATAAACAGTATGCAGACATATTTAACCTTCTTTTCTGTTATTTTCCTTGAATACACATATTAAgactgaaataaaaaacaaaaattataaagtacatcAAGTACATATGTGCATTTATGCTTTCCACTTCTTAAccgttaacaataatatttttaaagtcaGGAGCACGTAGTTCAGTGGTAGTCGTTGTTTCatgtctatcatattttttttcttaagttGTTTTTCTATTAAATAGGCTTTTAGTTTATCCGTTTGATTAGTTCACAATTTCAAGTAAGGGCACTTTATTGACAAGTATACGGAATGGGGTTGTCTCATTACTGAAGACCGTACGGTGTTCTCTAAAGCTTAATGCCATTTCATTTTAACTACTGTGGTTTTATCGGCTTCATTTGACTCTTTTAGAACGACTGTTTTTAAAAGTTACTAGTAAATGCTACCCATGTAATCAATTTCATTGTTTCATTGCATGTTTTGTGGTTATAGGGTGATGTTATCGGATTTCAAATTAAATACCAACTTACAGTTTCCTTCCAGAATTATCACTTTCTGCTCAccaaacatatacatgtaatagagtTAAATTAGAACATTCTATATAGACCATTCTCTTCATGCTCTTCTCGTATAATTTATTATGGCATGATACCAAACCCATAACGAGAGGGATTGAGCTTGATTTTtactaaatacaaacattatcGATCTTTAGATTAGTTTAATTTTGGtatggagctgacatgtcagtagcTGTTAGAAGTGCTGTGTTTATGTATAttgatcattgtcattttgttcagttccttaTTTTACTTAATCTAACATCGGATTCAGACTGATTTTTACTGTGCGGATTGTTGTTAATTTGTTTATTCATTGGTCATAGGTATATATGGAGGATTGAGATCAAAACAAAATGTCCGACTTCACGGCATGTATATACCTGACGCAATTTAGGAACCTGTTTAGGTTTTGAAATATAAACCATATTTTAAGGCAGATGTAATACGTAATACAAACAATCTCTAACCCTCACTTCACTGTGATTGGTGAATTTGAACACGtacattattataaaaaaaaggctGTTACAGAAAATGATGTTATGGAATAAGGAAAATATAAACTATAAATTTTAAGGGGAAGGATTTAAGCGATCAAACTCGTTCGAAGATCGcaaaaattagtacaaaaaaaacacaatcttatctcaGATCTGGCATTTTTGTGACAGGTCGTTCAGTTGTTCCTTTGATTTTTGAAATGCACTTGAACTTCATTATAATGACAATCATGACTTGTTAGAACACGACCACTAAAACGGACTTGAATCTGATGTTTGGTAGTGGTCGTTTCTTgatcataagtgtttctcgttttcttTTTTGATACAGAGTAGAACGTTGTTTTTTTCCGTGTGAATGGATTTTCACGTCATTTTTAgtgacctttatagcttgctgttcgatgtgagccaaggctccgtgttaaaaaccgtactttgacctttaacagtttacttttacaaatttcacttgtctcattggcactcatatcacatcttatatctattgaaatataaaaagaatgacACTCATAAGAAATtcattattgtttattatatataatcgGAATGTCAACTTGGTGAAGAATTACTCACTGGTTTTACATAACGGTACTACAGTGCTCGCACGGAATATATCTGCACAATGGCAACAaaattcctttcacggatttggctatactgttttggaacttttggattatagctctacatcttttatataagctttggattttacatattttggccacgagcatcactgaagagacattagttgtcgaaatgcgcatctggtgcagaaaaattggtaccgttaatgttattatatgCATTCATAGTTTTCGGATATTGGTTTAGTGAACGTTTAACTTTTAACATAATTAGAAACAAGGAATGAGTTGTCAAATTTTCAACAAACTTGGTTTTCTATATTGTAAAAGGTGCAGTcaggtatattttttctgtcataTTCTATGTCTATTTTCCATTTGCCTCAAAGGATCATAATTTAAAGACGGAAGTATTGAAACTCATCAAGTTGAAATTGACCTTCATTATGTATACCACTATGtatctactagtatatataaaaatttcaaaatcatttgttTAAAGGTTTTTAAGTTATAGCACAAAATTTGTTAGCACCCACTCGTCAAAGGTATATTTCCAAATCTACCCCATAGACCATAACCCATGACTGAAAATCCTCTAACAgcatattataatttaaaagttttcatGAAGTATTATAGAATGTTTTCTTATGAATACTTAAAGTGAAAGTCGTCAATATCGAACGTGACCTCCATTTTGTGATGAATATCAACTGAGCatattacaatttaaaaagcATAATTTAAATAGTTCAATAGTTCATACACGGAAGCAGTTGTCAGCTGCCCAAACTTCACCCGCTTGCCGCCCTCCGTTCCTGTCTAAACTACTAACTAGACTTTTCATTAGAAAACTCAGTTAAAAATCAGATaggtttaaggtggtacctaacactacagggagataactctgtaaaatcagcagaacgttttaatgacgttgtgttgttaagggaatattaagcttctcaatgatcaaaataagtttttgtcaaactgctatataaccagtgtaatttttctgattaaacggttggttcaaagtttttgaaatttagaaatttttgtcaaagggtcaaactgaatactttgtcaaaatttaaagaaaattaaacgagcgaaattaattttagttcaggtgttaggtaccaccttaagcctCAGAAATCATATACCATAATTAACAGCTCTTTATTAACATGCGTTAAAAAACAACTATCTTATCATTAATTGAATAAAAAGCTTTTGAACTCTCCAAAGCCAATATGACTATAGATGaatattgcttagtctttagttttctatgttgtgtcttgtgtactattatatgtctgtttgtctttttcttttttagccatggcgttgttataataaaaaaagaagatgtggtatgaaagccaatgagacaactctccacaagagaccaaaatgacacagaaattaccaactataggtcactgtatggccttcaacaatgaaccataccgcatagtcagctataaaaggctccgaaatgacaatgtaaaaaattcaaacgagaaaacaaacggcctaagttatgtacaaaaaatgaacgaaaaacaattatgtaatacataaacaaacgacaaccaccgaattacaggatcctgactttggaaaagcacatacatacaaaatgtggcggggttaaactagtaagcgggatccaaaccctcccctaacctggtacagtggtgtaacagtacaaaaataaaaaaaatcagttaaaaaggcttaattactataagacgtgtcacggtacttatctatcccaaattcatgtatttgattttgatgttatattttttattctcttAGGATTTtatctaatgcttagtccgttaccaagattttgtttttgtccatggatttatgagtttgaacagcggtatagtcGTTCGTGCAACTTTCATAAGAATGATTTACGCTACTATGGTGCAACATGTTAGTCATATCtcgttttaaatattttcaaaacaaaatattttgaagacattttaaacaacaattttttttcagcAACCTATGAAACATTTTATACTATTACATATGATCAGTATTTACTATTTGATTGTACGTCTAAAATGTACGTTCTTGTAGGAAAATGGGTATCATTATGTTACTGGATACTTGGTATTGTCGACATTAGTAAAATTGACATAAAGATTTGTTTCTTACCATTTAGAATTTACTTCCTTTTTACTGTGTtactaaatatataaacaaataaatctttaaaagatTGAAAGCGATCAATAATTTTAAATTCCTATAAACAAGATCTGTCCTGGGATAATAAGGCGGATCTGAATACTATATCTTTAACATATTGATTATTGGGGTGTCACCTATCActcattaacaaaatatttactacagtcaaataatatttatatttaaatcctAAACAGTAAAAAGAAATTCTTTCAGTTTCCAACTCTCCCAGGCAAATGTGACTATAGATGAATTTTGCTTTCTGTAATGTTCCTTTTGGTCAAATACATCTTTACGTAACATGCGTAAATTGATCTTATTTTTAAAGGAAATGCATCCATGGAATATTATAGGTAAACAGACATTTCACAAAAGTTGTTGTTAttgcataaagattaacattttgagAACGAgtatattatttgtttatgtCAGAGTTTTTTTTAAGCAGCCCTGGTTTTTCGGGTGTTGTACATGTTTTATCGAGTCATTAAACAGAATTCCAATGTAATTTAATGTTACATGTCAGTTTGTTAACGTTAAAAAACAAGTTTAAAGTACCTTTCAAATTGCAAAACCAATGCATAAAACCATTTCGTTATATTGTCTGAACACTTAAATTTCAGCAGGAAATAtcgtttatttgtatatattgttgttttttacaTCATGTGAATTAAATAGACACCAACATATGTATATTTGGATAGATGGCACTTGTCTGCCCCCAAGTAATGACTGTTCAAATCATGTTAAAGCACTTTATTCAACCCAAACTGCTTTAC includes:
- the LOC139524193 gene encoding uncharacterized protein gives rise to the protein MSAYCLYWILCMQTLVLTLGQLAIKTNCHVLGSPCTISCSIPDFSKLASWSRNNTSMTSCTNRPFCDIGSTGIYNFSANQLGIYVAISDLTSNENGVKWTCTHGEDTPVSLSISILEKDEMEKSGLAGGAIAGIVIGVIVVVIVIIVIVICVLR